A stretch of the Bacillus sp. FJAT-18017 genome encodes the following:
- a CDS encoding diaminopimelate dehydrogenase yields MGNQIKVGIVGYGNLGRGTIEAIKQCSDMELVAIFTRRAPENLSINEPNVEVLPISSAEEYKDKIDVMILCGGSATDLPDQGPYFARMFNTIDSYDTHAKIPGYFSVVDQAAKESGKTSIISVGWDPGVFSLNRLMAEAILPNGETYTFWGKGLSQGHSDAIRRVEGVAGGVQYTVPIDEAILQVKSGVNPQLSTAEKHRRVCYVVAEEGYDQAKIEHDIKTMPNYFADYETEVNFITVEELKENHSKSPHGGFVIRSGKTGKDNNQIIEYFLNLESNPEFTASVLVAYARAAYRLNKEGQAGAKTVFDVAPGYLSPKSAEDLRRDLL; encoded by the coding sequence ATGGGTAATCAAATTAAAGTAGGAATTGTCGGCTATGGCAATCTTGGCAGAGGAACGATTGAAGCAATCAAGCAATGTTCAGATATGGAGCTTGTGGCTATTTTTACAAGAAGAGCACCTGAAAACCTTTCAATTAATGAACCAAATGTAGAGGTTTTGCCTATTTCGAGTGCAGAGGAATATAAGGACAAAATTGATGTGATGATTTTATGTGGAGGCTCAGCAACAGATCTTCCAGATCAAGGTCCATATTTTGCTAGAATGTTTAACACAATCGATAGTTATGATACACATGCTAAGATTCCTGGATATTTTAGTGTAGTCGACCAAGCGGCTAAAGAAAGTGGAAAGACTAGTATTATTTCTGTTGGCTGGGATCCTGGTGTGTTTTCACTGAATCGTTTAATGGCTGAAGCCATTTTACCAAATGGTGAAACTTACACCTTCTGGGGGAAGGGACTGAGCCAAGGACATTCAGACGCTATTCGCAGAGTGGAGGGTGTAGCAGGTGGTGTTCAGTATACAGTACCGATTGATGAAGCGATACTGCAGGTCAAAAGTGGTGTGAATCCTCAATTATCTACCGCTGAAAAACACCGACGGGTTTGTTATGTCGTAGCAGAAGAAGGATATGACCAAGCAAAAATTGAACACGATATTAAAACAATGCCGAACTACTTTGCTGACTATGAGACAGAGGTAAACTTTATTACAGTAGAAGAATTAAAAGAAAACCACTCAAAATCACCACATGGCGGTTTTGTGATTCGAAGCGGAAAAACAGGAAAAGACAATAATCAAATTATTGAATACTTCCTTAACTTAGAGAGTAATCCTGAATTTACAGCTAGTGTACTAGTGGCATATGCAAGAGCAGCTTATCGTTTAAATAAAGAAGGACAAGCTGGTGCAAAAACTGTTTTTGATGTTGCACCCGGTTATCTGTCTCCAAAATCCGCGGAGGATTTGAGAAGAGACCTATTGTAG
- a CDS encoding DUF6081 family protein: MKLLKIGSLSILLIFFFSSFAIASNSPGTTKITWDDFSRGFTEKKWFYFGAGSYIGNDGTVTTSSKGLEVVSSGTNPITGEPAFTNTLAQEHLNGGLSGGIDHVKWLAYMNNTSSKGYPGFDAVSGKELSFETWISGQTYGTQFHPFGDQVKDPNDIRLASFAFNTMDMESFMVFDFFITNNQIYAFYERLPFGRGESLGNYAAFSYKIPIAKRNPTDVHYLRISYDKDKGTVKWFVNNSEVFSVDKIGYKIDPQYMILDHGGEEQLVKPDQLVGGIGMFTLLDAFDDGKGLVKLSTEENFYYHPITGQTPLSFVEEQSADSSRLFGQGARLNVKQVNVVYKQSK, translated from the coding sequence TTGAAATTGTTGAAAATAGGTTCCTTATCCATTTTATTAATTTTCTTTTTTAGTTCATTTGCAATCGCTTCCAATTCGCCTGGAACCACAAAGATTACATGGGATGATTTTTCTAGAGGGTTTACTGAGAAAAAGTGGTTTTATTTTGGTGCAGGTTCTTATATAGGGAACGATGGAACTGTTACTACCTCAAGCAAAGGCCTTGAAGTGGTTTCTAGCGGGACAAATCCAATTACCGGAGAACCGGCATTTACCAATACACTTGCGCAAGAACATTTAAATGGAGGCCTCTCAGGTGGAATTGATCATGTTAAATGGCTAGCCTATATGAACAATACCTCTTCAAAAGGATATCCCGGTTTTGATGCTGTCTCTGGAAAGGAGCTATCGTTCGAAACGTGGATTTCTGGGCAAACCTATGGAACTCAATTTCACCCTTTTGGTGATCAAGTAAAGGATCCCAATGATATTCGTTTAGCAAGTTTTGCTTTTAATACAATGGATATGGAATCCTTTATGGTATTTGACTTTTTCATCACTAATAATCAAATCTACGCCTTTTACGAGCGGCTTCCATTTGGCCGTGGTGAAAGTCTTGGAAATTATGCTGCATTTTCTTACAAAATCCCCATTGCAAAACGTAACCCTACGGATGTTCATTATTTAAGAATTTCTTATGACAAAGATAAAGGGACTGTTAAATGGTTTGTGAATAACTCGGAAGTGTTCAGTGTTGATAAAATTGGATATAAAATAGACCCGCAATATATGATTTTAGATCATGGCGGGGAAGAACAATTGGTTAAGCCCGATCAGTTAGTTGGGGGAATTGGGATGTTTACATTGCTTGATGCCTTTGATGACGGAAAGGGATTGGTTAAGCTGTCAACGGAAGAAAATTTCTACTACCATCCAATAACAGGCCAAACACCTCTTTCCTTTGTGGAAGAACAGAGCGCAGATTCGAGTCGATTATTTGGCCAAGGAGCCAGATTAAACGTGAAGCAGGTTAATGTTGTTTATAAGCAATCAAAATAA